tggaccctcctgcaTGTAGCCGTGCATGGCTTAACCGTATCTCGGGAAAGGGGGATACCTTTCCCGAGATACGGTTAAGATACGGAGGAAAGGCTGGGTCAGTctggcacctccagactgacccacctgaaGGAAATTGGCAGTtgccttttcatctttcctgtctttttttcatttgttcttATTCCGAATTTCCTGGAAGCAAGGGTTAACCATGCGTAATTTATCCAATCTTtggtatatatattaggttatggTGGCAGTGCATAGCTGGAATCTGCAGGTTTCTCAGAACCTGTAGCCTCCCCTttttgggctcggtggtgggtagCCACCACCGTCGCCATATTTTGAAACCATGTTATGGCAGCTTTTCAATTTACCCACCGAACTGCCCTAGACAACTTTCCATGATACCACATCTTGCGTAGTGAAGGAACAGCAAGTATGTGTAAGCTATCCCCGTTCTTGGTGGTGAAATGCCTCATAGAAAAAATTTGTGAAAAATACAAAGCCTCGAAAATCACCAGCAGAAACCTCCTAATAGAATTGAGAAACAAAAACCAAGTGCAAAAGCTGTCAGGTCTCGCCCGTATTGATGAAGTCAAAGTCACGATTTCTCCCCATTGCTCCCTAAACACCTGCACGGGTATTAACTCAAGAGGATGATTTTCTCAACTTGAGTGATAAAGACCTCCTCGAAGGGTTCAAAGGACAAAATGTggtcaaagttcaaagaattgTAATCCGGAGAAACGATGAACAACTCCCCACCAAACGTGTGATTCTTACATTTGATACTAGCATTTTCCCTACTGCTCTTGATGCAGGATATCTAAAGATCAATGTTGGACCATATATACCAAACCGAAGGTGGTGCTTCAAGTGCCAGGGGTTTGGCcatgcatcacaatcatgtaGAGGCAAAGGAACATGCGCGAAGTGCAGTGCCAACGACCATCTGTCTGAAAACTGTAACGCTCTCACATGCTGGGTAAACTGCAAAGGGGATCATCCGGCATATTCACGATCATGTCCCTGTTGGAAGATGGAGGAGGAGGTAATTGCCCTCACAGTAAAAGAGAAGAAATTGTTTTTCAAAGTGAGAAAGAGGCTTTCACTCTTACCTCAAATGAGATATGCCAATGTGGTGCAGCAAGGGCCAGTACCACATCGGTCTCAGGAGTCTACAGAGGTCACAGTAAGTGGTCCCGTAGCAACTCCATCccccccttggtggcagcagctagtgctgctccacCATCATCCAACATGGCCCTGCAGACAGCTCTTCCACAGGTCCTAAGACTAAACCGAACACCAAGGCCCGAGATGTGTGTCTTGGCGCCTGGCTCTCCatcatccagcgcctcagagaaggCGATGGAGGTCAATCCCAAAACCCTGGAGTCATCGATGCCAAAGGAAGAGCATTCTTTTGATTACTCCATGAAGCACAAGTGTAACTGCGCCGAAAAAGGGAGACGTCACCTGAATGGTTACCGTCCATCAAATGAGTATTGTTCTCTAATGCATGTTGCCTTTAATTTTTAAGTTCACACACATCAGTACATTTCTCATTTTACAACCATGGCTTTGATTGTACACTAGAATTGCCGAGGTCTCATACACAatataggtgacatcaaagacatcaacATCTTTTAGCCAGTTGCAGTGTGTCTTTAGGAAATGAAtctcggttaaaaaaaaaaaattgtcaaattATCAAAGGTTTCGCCATTGTTTCAAGAGACCGCTAATATTCCAGCCGCTTGTCAGGTGGAGTTGCTATAGTcatgcagggcggcactcctacccgaaatgtccaattgaatacatTTTTTGAGGCTGCAGCTGTCACCATTCTGTCTcgcaaaaccatcaccatttgttcactgTATATACCACCCCACACCCATTTTACTACTAAACACTTATAAAATTTAACAGGTCAATTACTggagccatttgttttagtaggagATTTAAATGCTCATTGTACTCcttggggcagtgtcaaaactgaccacaGAGGGCTGCTCGTTGAAGATCTGCCTTTTTAACTCACGTGCACCGACGTACTTTTCACCGATTTCCCACACTTTTatttgtttagatttagctttttgctcacTATCTTTTCTTAATTATCTTAAATGGGAAGCCCTTGACACGTCATATGGTAGTGTTCACTTACATGCAGTCATCAAACTCTTATCATGACCACCAAGCTTAGGCACTAGGCCACGCCGGTGGAAATTAGAGCTCGCTGACTGGTCGGTTTTTACGGAGAATGTGAAACTGGAAGCTTTCTTTTCGACAAAACGAAGCGTTCATGAACATAACAAAAAAGTCACTGAGGTCATAACCTCAGTGGCAGAAAAGGCAATACCCCAGTCATATggtattgtgcgcaaaaagctgaaTGCCTGGTGGACAAGCAAGTGTACTGAAGctaaagaacaaaataaggcctggggaatcctacagAGGTACCCTACCTATAGCAACCTTTTAACTCGTTCGTTACCACGAGAAAATGTTCGTTTCTTTATAGGTCTTGGAAAAATATAATTTAttactacaaataatattccagtgCACCTTGCAGCATAGCATGTTGTACATAATGAAATGCTATTTCCAAAAACACACGTtgccaaacaaaaaaaattttattGGGGAGAACAAAAATTGTAGAAAGCGCtatttttgctgccagttgataaaaataacaacaaaaaaacatgATGTCTACAAAAATattaatatcaaaggaaattcagaatatacatttcaaagataaataacccaggaatagtgtctgaaaaaataaatgctcattaCGCCGCCGTTCttcggatacaaaaaaaaaaaaaaaaactaagaccaGTTGATTGCTcatgccatgcagtgaagcaaTTCCTGGATTAtgtgaagcataggtgcactCCGCACTTTTTGTACAAAACGTCTGGTGTTTGTTTGACTTTGTGGTCCTCATAACACATTTTCCAGTTCCGCCTTTTTAGCATCTTCTGAGGATGATTTGGTGAGAAGTCCATGGAATACTTCACTAGTTCGTCTAAATTCATGCACCTCTTCCAGGACCGATTGCTCTCAGCatagctgggcaactacaagactatgcatccaagcatatctgtttgcatttgtGCAGATTGTTTTGGTCACCTCTACCTAgaagaagagtagaaagaaatcccacACCATTGTAAGCTGTCTTCCGCTGATCCATAGTGCTGAGCTGAGATGTGCTATAAGCGACCTTCTTGGCTTgaacggaagtttctttgctgctgATGGAAGCACATCGTAACCAAGTGAAGTACGTACTCTGAACATAATCAGTATAGCTCCCAGGTCGAGCAAAAAGATCAGCAGATAAGCACGCACAAGGAAGGAGACTGCTCAAGGCTGTAAAGGACACTTGCCGTTGACCAGCTGCAGATGTCTcatgctgactcaaaacattgtcatcgtcagagcttgaatctgctttgctgtcatctttGGAATCATAACTCGAGTCCTCGTCACTAAATTGAAGTGCGGGTGCCACATAGTTTCGAGCACGACGCTTTGCTCACGACACAGCCGCGCGGGAGGACGCCATGGGAGCTACTTTCGATAACTTTCAATAAGCACCCCTTGCCTGGATTTTACAAGAGAATGGAAACCAAAACTCTCAAAAACTGGTTGAAATGTTAGACATGTGgcagaccttcagaaatacacttCAGCGGGATCAAATGACTCAgactccaaaccaaagctcactagtgaacagcCGGCTTCATTTTCAGTTAATTATCACCGTTCAGCACTGTCGGAGGGCAAGGCCAGTGATACAACTTAATTCTGAACTTGctgggagtcatttgattacaaaattttgatgctagtgcagTGCAATCAGGAGCGGCATGCTTGTTTCTTGAGCGCGGCAGAAGGTGACAGCCACGCCTTCATTCGCTTCAACATATGCACATTAGTTCGCAAAAAGGTCGGTCAAAAATCACAACCTCTCCGGAAcgggaaaatttaaactgattctgaaagttTAGTACCTGTACTAACTACTGTATGGCCTTAAGCAGATAAGAAATGGCTCCAACATATCGAAATCGGCGATCTAAACCATCGTTCACTGGTGATGGATTTGAATAGGCGTGGCAATGAAACAGTTAAAGTTCAAATAGGCCAAAGCGCAATTTCTTCGAAGACAGGCGGAGAaattatcatggcaaaaatacatatgtTCAGTTAATACTATGGTTACATCAAAAcaaatgtgggaccaggtgaggaaatttaaaggagagtactcatcatacacaataccactacttGCATGTCCAGGCATACAAGCAACACTACAGGACCAGCCCAATTTATTAGGCGAACACTTTTACAACGtctccagctcagcaaactactCAAATACATTCTTAAACTATAAAGAGTTCGTGGAGAAACAGACACTACCCACCATTGGGTTTTTAAATTCATTGTATAATGACCCCCCTCACAATACAGGAAGAGAGTTCTTTCTGCCGGTAGAAAAACTGCAACAAGTCTAAATCCATATCCACTACACACTGCTGGCACACTTATCTCAAGCATCGGTAGaggcacttcttaaatttttcaacaagaTATGGGAGTCCGGGGTAATGCCTACAGATTGGAAAAATGCTGTAGTAGTGCCTTTTCTAAAATCTGGTAAACCCGCAACATCCCCTAGCAACTATAGACCCATTGCATTAACAAGCTGTCTAGCCAAATTCtatgagagcatcataaacataagactcacattcatccttgaaaCACGACGCCTAATAGAcatgcaccagtgcggatacaaacagggctgctccaccactgaccatctcgtgcgactagagcaggaaatacatgacgcgtttctacataaacaatactGTCTCACTGTTTTATTCGATTTAGAAAATGCGTATGATATGATGTGGCgatatggaatcttgagagacctggctgacctgggaattcgtggcagaatgctaaattgtctatgtGATTTAATGTCGAATAGAACATTTCAAGTACATCTCGGCACAATATTTTCGCGCACGTTTACACAAGAAAATGGTGTTCCATAAGGTTGCATTCTGAGCATGACACCCTTCATGGTCAAAATGAATTCTATTAATAAAATCATCCCACCCTCAGTTATGCACTCAATATttgtcgacgatttgcaagtggcttgctcCACCTCAAATCTACCCACATGCGATggacaactacaaataacgataGATAATCTCATACCATAGGCTGACAAAAATGGTTTCCATTTTTTAACCCACAAAACTATTATAGTTCTGTTCTcccagaagcgagggttacactgcGATCCAGTTCTGACATTGGATGGTACAACACTGCTGGTCAAAGAAGACTAAAAATTTTTAGGCGTACCTTTTGAGCAGAAActgaacttcctggcccacattaacaCAACAAAAATTAAAGCAAACAAAGCAAACGTCGTCAATCCGAGGCAAGGGGTAAACGTCTACCTTGGTAATGCGGTTTAGGTGATGATAACctacgcagaaacgccatgtgccatctttctttttaacaagcaccacgggcgacgcccaagggcttgacgaaggttcaacaatacctttggcaagcatcttgttcacttcatcttgaataaccttatgctctgaagcagaaactcgatatggctgGCGATCaataggactggcatcaccagtatttatgtgatgcttaacaattgaagtctggcccaattggcaattgttgaggtcgaagatgttgtggtaggaaaccaaaaggcgacacagagctgctgcttgttctagcaataggtccgcagcaatcatgggaCGAAATGTTGTGTCAGAGCAAATAAcatcctgtggacatggtgaagaatcgGAGCAGAGGTCTACGGAAAACgtcgtgacgtggtcatctccGATAGCACGGAGCattgcaaccgatatgcctttgggtagaacttcctttgtcaggccaaaattgacaatggggaggcatgtccggttatTGGCGACGGTGAtgacggagtggggcacagttATGTTGCGCATTAAAAGGATatcaggaacaggtgtggcgaCGTAATGAACATCGGGCACAGGAAAAGACGATATCAAATCGatgaaagtcaaggctttaggcgacaggcggacgaaggcggtcgtactaaagttgttcggcagttcgtCACGAATATGCacgagtagaggaagttcgagtcaaagggtaccggcagaacagtcgatcaaagctgaatgcacCGTAAGAAAGTTGAGTCCGAGGATTAGGTCGTGAGGACAATTGGttagcactgtaaaaagaacaggaacatGGCGGTCGGCGGTACTTATACGGGTAGTgcacattccagtgacgtcaacagtgtCGCCATCAGCCACGTGTATGGCTCGAGAGTAGGAAGCGTGAGAACTTTCCTCAGTTGACGATGGAGGTTAgaactcattatggacacctgggctccagtatctattaacgtcgtcaaagggacaccgtcgacgtgaacatcaagtaagttctggtttGTTGGGAGGGTCAATGCAGGATTTcgacacgacgaagataatgcagcaatATTGTCGAAGGAGGCAAgacgggtagcatacctgccaaagaacagCGTTGCCTAAGTGGCACGtcagggggcagtgccacaacTGCCCCCGGTGTCTTTCCTAACCACACACAGTGAGTGAGCGGCGATGCCATCCGCCCTCCTAACGGCTGTAGCCAGCACTACTCCGCGATCCCAGAAGACAGGCCATCGACTACTGGGTTGGTGGCGTCCAGTCTTGTCTGCCAAGGCCATGTCTCCAAGGTGAACAAACCACTCGAAAGAGCAGGTGTCCAATGCCCCTGAAGATGCGATGGACACTTCTTCTAGCCAGACAGTGCAGCAAGCACTTAAGGAGTGGTGGGAATCTCTTGATTGCTTGAGAGAAACCCTGCATCACAGGACATGAAAAGGGCTTTGTAGGTTGTCAGCTTTCATACATTAGACACACAGCATGATCCTGGACACACAAATATTGCTGTGGAATGTCAGGGGGACTCGCACAATCTAAATGATGTTAAAGAACTTCATCGTAAACTAagtccaaaagtgctgtgtgtccaagaaacacacctaaaatctaCACACACTAACTTTCTTACACAATGTCACTTTTCAGAAAAACCGTGATGAGGCTAACATCTCAtcaggtggtgtagccatagTCATCGTCAAGAGTGTTTCTTGCACAACTTGCCCCTTtagacaccccttgaggcagtgtcagtgcggccagttctttttaatatttggttactGTCTGCTCTTTATATATACCACCCAGCTATCGCCTcagaaaaaaactggctgtggcttagctaaggttaagcccaggatgcgaagcatactagcctttcttttaacacgacagcgttaaggagctcgtgtcgcagaaaagccggtgtcgtcggcgtcggctcaggcgtgccgtgcttgctcaggcgcacatttcgttgtcgcgccaaacgctgcgttgctcgacgctcaccgcgtccgatgcggggcgcgtagtcgctgcgccgtagcaaagccacctagaaacagtctctgtagcacgccgcaaccttcgcttctcattccaacgagcagctctgtctccaagaggcatctcgcctcgtgagtgtctagcagaggcaagcgcagctgcttatgtaccgccgcgacgccgcaagcgacgccgcgagttggagccccgtttctcctctgtcgtgacgtctcggtgtcacgtggtattgaaggcgacaccgccgcgcctgaggagctgggttgagctctagtaatatgcttcgcataaaacaggtTTCTATAACCTCACAGATCAAATGCTGGAACCCTACATACAGTCGAACCCCGCTACAACGAAcgtcgcttcaacgaaattttcgcttCAACGAAATATTTCCAATTCCCCGTCAGCTCGCTATACAAAGTAATGGAACAAATTTCTCATCACAACGAACCATTTTTGGggcgcgtttccgcttcaacgaaatttttgcTATGCGAAGCTCGATTTAAAAATATATCTTACAATAAAACAAGCATATCGCCGCCCATCTATGTACTTCCATAGGCCCACGCTGCTTTGTTTCGCTAAACATTCGCTGGACCAAACTAATCCACTCACTGAAACGCACATGATCACCGCCATAGCTTGGTGTTGATGACTATCGGGCTGGCTGCCTTGCGACAAGGCGCGGGGGCAAGCTCCCGTTTTCTTCCAATCCAATTCAGAGCCGCAACCAATCCGTTGCCAAAGGACGCAGCAGCCTGGCAACAGCAGCGCGTTTGCCCTAGTTTTTTTCACTCGTGCTTGTGCTGCTAGTGCGCTGTAATGAATGCGAGCATGGCGACTTCATCTAGAAAGCGGAAGTTCCTCTCGCTTGAAGAGAAGGCACGGATTATCAGCGCGGCATCCAGTGGCAGGAAAAAGGGAGATGTTGCAGCGGACTTCGGCATCTCACAGAGCACGCTGTCAACGATCTTGAAGTCGAAAGACGCGATAGCGCAAGCTCTTTCTTCGGGGACATCCGCGAAGCGGAAAAAGCTGACGCAAGCGGCTCATGAGGACCTTGAGAAGGCTCTGTACACGTGGTTCCTCGACGTGCGCGCAAAGAAGATGCCGGTCAGCGGAAACATGTTGCAGCAAAAGGCACTTGGCTATGCCTGTATGCTGGGCATCAATGATTTCAAAGCCAGCTCAGGGTGGCTGACCCGTTTTAAGGCCAGGCATGAAATCATCGCTAAAGTGCTGTGTGGGGAGTCGGCCTCATCAGACGCCGACGCTGCATCTGCTTGGGCATCAGCTACTGTGCCGGAATTAATGGAGAAATATGCCACATCAGACATATACAATGCCGATGAAACGGGACTTTTCTTCGAGCTCCTCCCCTCCAAGACGCTTCACATGAAGGGCCAGCCATGCAGCGGAGGGAAGCATAGCAAAAAGCGTGTGACTGTGCTCCTGTGCTGCAACATGGACAGGTCTGACAAGCGCTGCCCACTGGTGATAGGCAAAAGTGCGAAGCCGCGGTGCTTCAAAGGTGGCAAGAGCCTGCCCGTCAAATATGTTGCCAATAAGAAGTCTTGGATGACACGGGCCGTTTTCAAAGAGTGGCTAACCGCTTTCGACCGTGACATGACGGCAAAGAAACGTAAGGTTTGTTTGCTCATCGACAATTGCTCAGCGcataacgttgaagacgttcagctTCAAAGCGTGGAAGTAAGATTCTTCCCGCCGAATTGCACGGCTTTAATCCAGCCGCTGGATCAAGGTATCATCAATAGCGTTAAAAGCGCTTATCGACAGCGACTGATTCAGCGGCTGGTGTTAAACATCGACACCGGTCGGGCAATCGAAGTGGATTTGTACATGGCTGTACAGATGGTCTCAGCAGCGTGGACGGCAACCAGTCGCAGTATCATCTACAACTGTTTTGTGCACGCCGGCTTTCACTCCGATGCTCAACTGGCAGCGAACTCCACGTCGGACGAGGAAGGCTGCAGTACAATTGCTCCACCCTCCACAGAGGCCAATGCGGCATGGGCAGCCCTTCAGGACTCCGGAGATGTGCCGGCCGATGTTCACATCGGCGACTACATCGCTGTTGACAGTGAAGTGCTAGCTCACGAGGAGCTGAGTGACGAAGCTATAATTGAGGGCGTTCGCCACAACGACGCATCATCGGATGATGACAGCGACGCGGAGGACTTAGCGCCACCACCTGCAATAAAAGTGATGGATGCTTTTGATGTTATCCGCAGATTTTTCGGTGCTCACGATGACGACGTCGCGATGCAACTGTTCACCGAGTGCGAAAGCCGCGCCACTGCactcgtggcaaaaaaaaagaagcagaagaagctgaCCGACTTCTTTGGAAATAAATGATGTTTTGGGACTATGTGGTCCAACCTGACAGTGTTTTTGGCCTGTTTTCGCCTCAACGAAATTTCGCTTTAACGAAATTTTTCGCGCGCCCCGTCAGTTTCGTTGtagcgaggttcaactgtactcGTGGGTGATTTTAACACTCGCAACACATTGTGGGGAGAGACCCCCTTTGTTACATGTGAGGTTGAATCATTGAAAATTGTCTTCCaacttctggtgcgtgcctgttTAATAAGAAGGTGCCCACCTATTACAACCTCCAGCGAAACTTGTATTTATCGATAGATCTAGCAATTGGCTCTCCCTCTCTTCTGCCTGACCTGGAATGGAATGTTATCAACAATCATTCTGGAAGCAACCACTTCCCTGTAACTTTAAAGTCAATAATGCAGcatgacaaccccccccccccccacattccTCTATGGAAATTACCATTGGCttattagaagcattttaaagaacGAACTTATTTACCACAAGATTTTATTAACGATTTTACATAGACAATGATGTCGCATATTTTACCacttttattattgatgcagccAAAAAGCTTTCCCACTAACGAATGGTGTTTCGCATAAAAGACGTGGTCCCTGGTGGAACGAAGACTGTAGAGTAGCGCGAAAGAGACAGAATAAAGCATGGAGCATATTGCATAGATCGCCAAATGCAGGTAATCTCATTCAATTTAAACACATTAAACTGCATGGACGGCCGCGGCAggcacatttcgatggggggtgaaatgcgaaaacacccatttacttagatttaggtgcacgttaaagaaccccaggtggtcgaaattttcggagtcctccactatggtgtgcctcataatcagaaagtggttttggcacgtaaaagtccAGAATTTAATTCATTAAATCCCATGGAAGGTGGACATGGTGtcaggcaaagagagaaagctgggtgagATTGCTCTCGGGCATAGATTCATACACGCAGGAGTCGAGAAAGTGTGGAATGGCTTAAGAAAGCTAAAGGGGCAAGAAATCCATCCATTGCTTCTGGTGAATGACCAAGCGAATACCTCAGAAGAGTAAGCAGACTCTCTTGGGTAGCACTTCGAGCGTGTTTCAAACTCAATCCACTACTCACAATTCTTCCTGAACTACAAACAAATAGAATAATGTAAGGGATTTGTCTGTAAATGCCAACAAAATAAGCCATATaactgtccttttagtattgccgagttaaGGGTTGCCTTGATTGCGTGCAAGAGCTCTGCACtgggacctgacagagtcatgtatgacaagATTAACAGCTTACACACTGACACACAACTGACACTcctcgcacttttcaacactatttggacTTTCAGATACCTTCCATCTGcgtggaaagaagcgattgttgTCCCTGTTTTGAAGAAGGGTAAAGACTCTTCCTCGGGCTCAAGTTACCACCCGGTAGCCCTCACAGGTtgcctttgtaagctttttgaaaaaattattaatcttcgactcatacatttccttgaacagaacaaaatgcttgatccatatcagtgtggcttcagagaagggtggTCCACAACTGATCAACTTGTGTGCAtcgaaggaaatatccgtgatgctTTTGTACATAAGCAGTTTTTCCTACCattattcctcgatatggagaaaaTGTATGACACAGCGTGGTattacggaatcttgagagagtTGTCAGGAATGGGCATCCATGGAAATAAGCTATTTGAACCTCAATACTGTCACGATCCACCCCgggtcgtgaacaagggagggcttgtggcaccctccgatagacggacgctccgtagcatggtggtgctgaacgataactgaccggcgagcagccgtgctcgtcggtgtttattgtggtgcggtgaccaatgttgcctgccgagctttagcaggccaccgagcttggcgggcgaaccaagattatgcccgagggggtgtcacatacttgctacacccccttacccccagtttgtttgttaaatgAAGAACAAACGTCCATGTTCACAATATGAGGCTCTGCCTCCATCCTAGCTGGGTCGACGCtgcctgctatccaggcgagtaacggtctgatggcctccgccgtcgagtactccgcttgggcaccggtgttgacgggccgggtgtggcaacaccgggtgctgcctgagccagccttgCTCCATCCGGAGGGTTTGTAGTGGTCAGCCTTGCGAGTGGTGCTGGGCTCGACACCGGTCCAACGGGTGCCGCACCACTGGCTACGGTTGCCACCTCCGAGGTAGGTGGTGCTCTGCTGGGagcgactggtgctgccgctagtcctcctgcgggctggaactcagtggcagtcgagggtgctggccaggtcccgaggcgaggcctgacatggtcggtgtgtctgtgccacatggccccttctggcatgcggacgagcagaGATGAGGCGCttgcaggagacaccacct
This Dermacentor albipictus isolate Rhodes 1998 colony chromosome 1, USDA_Dalb.pri_finalv2, whole genome shotgun sequence DNA region includes the following protein-coding sequences:
- the LOC139057080 gene encoding tigger transposable element-derived protein 6-like; this encodes MNASMATSSRKRKFLSLEEKARIISAASSGRKKGDVAADFGISQSTLSTILKSKDAIAQALSSGTSAKRKKLTQAAHEDLEKALYTWFLDVRAKKMPVSGNMLQQKALGYACMLGINDFKASSGWLTRFKARHEIIAKVLCGESASSDADAASAWASATVPELMEKYATSDIYNADETGLFFELLPSKTLHMKGQPCSGGKHSKKRVTVLLCCNMDRSDKRCPLVIGKSAKPRCFKGGKSLPVKYVANKKSWMTRAVFKEWLTAFDRDMTAKKRKVCLLIDNCSAHNVEDVQLQSVEVRFFPPNCTALIQPLDQGIINSVKSAYRQRLIQRLVLNIDTGRAIEVDLYMAVQMVSAAWTATSRSIIYNCFVHAGFHSDAQLAANSTSDEEGCSTIAPPSTEANAAWAALQDSGDVPADVHIGDYIAVDSEVLAHEELSDEAIIEGVRHNDASSDDDSDAEDLAPPPAIKVMDAFDVIRRFFGAHDDDVAMQLFTECESRATALVAKKKKQKKLTDFFGNK